From a single Drosophila sulfurigaster albostrigata strain 15112-1811.04 chromosome 3, ASM2355843v2, whole genome shotgun sequence genomic region:
- the LOC133842761 gene encoding uncharacterized protein LOC133842761 isoform X9 yields the protein MPNNRNRNRNRNRNKRNKNQNANQTKQQEEQQEEEIEQPATTTSSSSSLAPADDHQHNDNNVNSGSISNGSSTVSSNDVADHNNSSSNNNAQQVTRAAPVNQPEEDQPKDLAKETQQQQQQQQPVSQQLIDEKAESKAEQAIVVAAAEQPKELNQQIENNSEEQLKELPREEVQKQPEEAAHEQQEQQLKEATQEQPERQSKEVAEEQPEQQSEEVAQEQPIAVIIEKQAIAANQLNNQLNNQAEHQLQQQLNQQAIEQKESCQLNQLSNQQPVEQLPQQPVEHIVPVILEKECNPFEVQSAAAEQQLQQPTVHIVPVFVEKTESYTSQSAEQTVEQSKEQPKEELKQQPVVHFIPVTIEQEVITTSSNMGAKHSKQQREQQQQQKQLPELQQQQKELPQEQQQQQQQTPKAPGSPRQAKVIVHRIVREEVDEVDGTQQQQQQQQQQQQQQQQQQQQQQQQQQQQPQLQQQQPLEFQHQHEQLPQQQPPLAPSQQSPTRQQPAPATLPQQRSTKVIIHQIRVETDEEERARKGKPTIEEISSTTATSAAGTAATTMHSNSNGSIPSSGTLSPPPRYLVESPSPKTPSQVAQFGRFARDVQIQELELNSDCSSGEFNFYGMQSPVVCEVDSEVEAEPLTPQLQPQPQTPTTAVATFSPDVPSNSRAEQQEQLRQRRVQKRVALESHFLPQLLSPRYLDSILEENSETTASGHELALSRSSSNDQNHTRAAAKANESFPRSQLDFSRRHRRREEPVALMLETKLLDQPSDLESCTRLQSTLSPQSEDAELVYLSSSASSSVSDLMELELEQAAALAERALIDLDTDASKLINRPNDPDRFSPATTASTTEPISSANETETEGECEVETEVDTETETNVQSSRESTPVNAHRGNEERTLSPSPGSSLSSLLSAATTPTPAEAPTATPTRERATTAAAAATSTTSAESNEFGLNKLANSSIAASSLSATREEFVRNMEKVRELIEMTRREEENVASNASAYHNGNGNDNNVNVNVNVNGNGNGNGNVNVNEQRRSTVESPPPPPVPPPPSSMHYPTPTTPPTQATHVQLTSLLLKRQESNDSHCSDSTQHSQCTAIHMASPPPTNEPPTPPIRQQQQQQPFAPPQQLSQQQQELSQPQLTQQPELELSAISQFAGETEAERIKKLRLLCTETLASMPYGEQMLEELASVAQNITEQQQQQQQQQKEQQQQQSSNNMPYPLPHLPHISELQLSLGAAKNDAWLGLPTQADPKLLVCLSPGQRALVEQQSSKQSAPDQLLDAHEKFVQRRGYHELSAEQVRAMDSEQLKLEQEQMLKTAAKMRELRKSLTPQPEEQPQQQPQQQLSPVPPPVPVKSAETAAKAKSNQGDDVSQLRSNSSSSSYQKVITSATSSFENKPTAADQQQQQSVSEKLPHSFDQRTSSSTEQQQQTRNSSYMSSNSSSNNKFPASMESELARMFPSIAQQGDIFDEQRKRFSNIEQSLKPAQTKRYSNIETSSFESKKRVENGQVVYDYSNSSREHQEEGEKPQATTATATANGKFPLKVHQIPVRLIEDEVDKAPPVPPPPAPANIMSATKLNGKPNTFIDDAQQQPQQQQQQLSTESNRNISRSEQQLKVNSSSSSNTYEEFRQRAKAAIEAIAQPSNSNNTQPSQPPLDNEKLFKDFDALSQQLNAELQTSRVQREQRDKSASLYDLSRLTQHTNNQSQQHLEQLQQRRHAHMQELEREIERSARSRQERLSSVPRSSEEQQPVEYRARRAESLCNLQQEPLQRPHSSAEHYRVQPQQQQQDDWSRYASDLGYSENIARPFAREVEICYQRQHQRQPLGIRAPRLSMSTNDLSSSSYDSYNAYGGARRHAPMLQQAPQQQRPHYASCYSMIERDPNPTYISTTSRRGVSPAPPAPVTPQPPAYDRQQRRASLPRELHEQQLKYILSKEEELKLEFERLQHERRRLMDEMQRAPTVLQAPPPRRDSYRPAPKLPTLSEDEVFRQQMAEEWMNKVAEREERRQHKIIKISKIEDEQQHATEEQANISDEFLNRVKERRHKLAMPADSDWESGAESQPNLSKSGQAAGSESSDVEAPSMRVLEGKAEANLRELPRHLREFAKFASSEQLEGGQGHVDRMEEQERSEMITDNSHSSASKKSSIVKTYKVSRLPPSVQAIAIKSERPRQQQQEQEQQKQQQRQPQPQPQPQPQSAAMPTMTPAMTAKLRIRPQKQTRFLLSPQQLQRQRQRRSWSESDLLKEIDNELQLAKGFLFANGRFYKVKHEYLSEPETEYDRPRKMAQLGRRQYEGIGPVTNDGMPIILRSEVQEPHQHEWYKRLYQTIHKQKNGDDYVIRYKCPRARPSYKSNGYVSEPEPNYDSDYSTLKYRTPNPLRVQSVSSAVNVRNLNQDDKLYGTMPNPIKSASNSYKNQPGRIENYTTGHSSVSEKEKKEASAAAVSFFVMCTQLSNCAPYHKKHINKPL from the exons ATGCCAaataatcgtaatcgtaatcggaATCGTAATCGTAACAAGCGCAATAAGAATCAAAACGCAAATCAAACTAAACAGCAGGAGGAGCAACAGGAGGAGGAAATAGAGCAGCCAGCAACGAcaacttcatcatcatcatcattggcACCCGCTGACGATCATCAgcataatgataataatgtaAATTCTGGCAGCATTTCAAATGGGTCATCAACAGTCAGCAGCAACGATGTTGctgaccacaacaacagctctagcaacaacaacgcacagCAAGTGACAAGAGCAGCGCCAGTGAATCAGCCAGAAGAAGATCAGCCAAAAGATTTAGCTAAAGagacgcaacaacagcaacaacaacagcagccagtgAGTCAGCAACTGATTGATGAAAAAGCAGAGAGCAAAGCTGAGCAAGCGATTGtagttgcagctgcagagcAGCCAAAGGAGTTAAATcagcaaatagaaaataactCTGAAGAGCAGCTAAAGGAACTGCCAAGGGAAGAGGTGCAAAAGCAGCCAGAGGAAGCGGCACAtgagcagcaagagcaacagctaAAGGAAGCTACGCAAGAGCAGCCAGAGCGTCAGTCAAAAGAAGTAGCAGAAGAGCAACCAGAGCAGCAATCAGAGGAAGTGGCACAAGAGCAGCCAATTGCTGTGATAATAGAGAAGCAAGCAATCGCTGCAAATCAGCTAAATAATCAGCTCAATAATCAAGCTGagcatcagctgcagcagcaattaaATCAGCAAGCTATTGAGCAGAAAGAAAGCTGTCAATTAAATCAGTTGAGCAATCAGCAGCCAGTGGAGCAACTACCACAGCAGCCAGTAGAGCACATTGTGCCTGTGATCCTAGAAAAGGAGTGTAATCCATTTGAAGTGCAgtcagctgcagctgagcaacagttgcagcagccaACAGTGCATATAGTGCCAGTGTTTGTGGAAAAGACAGAAAGCTATACAAGTCAAAGTGCAGAACAAACTGTAGAGCAATCAAAGGAGCAGCCAAAAGAAGAGTTAAAGCAGCAACCTGTTGTTCACTTTATTCCTGTAACTATTGAGCAAGAAGTGataacaacaagcagcaacatgGGCGCCAAGCACTCGAAGCAGCAgcgtgagcagcagcagcaacaaaagcagttGCCagaactgcagcaacaacaaaaagagttgccgcaagagcagcaacaacagcagcagcaaacaccGAAAGCGCCTGGAAGTCCACGTCAAGCTAAAGTTATAGTACATCGCATAGTGCGTGAAGAAGTCGATGAAGTAGATGGAactcagcaacaacagcagcaacaacagcagcaacaacagcaacaacagcagcaacaacaacagcagcaacaacaacagcagcagcaaccacaattacaacagcaacagccattAGAATTCCAACATCAGCATGagcaactgccacagcaacagccgccGCTCGCCCCATCACAGCAATCACCCACACGCCAGCAACCAGCGCCAGCAACATTGCCGCAGCAGCGTAGCACGAAGGTGATAATCCATCAGATAAGAGTGGAAACAGACGAGGAGGAACGTGCGCGCAAAGGTAAGCCCACGATCGAAGAGATCAGCAGCaccacagcaacatcagcagcaggcacagcagcaaccacaatgcacagcaatagcaatggcaGCATACCGAGCAGCGGCACTTTGTCACCACCACCCAGATATCTGGTCGAATCCCCCTCACCCAAGACACCATCACAAGTGGCACAATTTGGCAGATTCGCTCGCGATGTGCAGATCCAAGAACTCGAACTGAACAGCGATTGCAGCTCAGGTGAATTCAATTTCTATGGCATGCAATCGCCGGTGGTGTGTGAGGTGGACTCGGAGGTGGAAGCAGAGCCTCTGACACCACAACTGCAACCGCAACCgcaaacaccaacaacagctgtGGCGACATTCTCGCCAGATGTGCCGTCCAACAGTCGAGCggagcaacaggagcagctgCGTCAGAGACGCGTCCAGAAACGTGTGGCACTTGAATCGCACTTTCTGCCGCAGCTGCTCAGTCCGCGCTATCTGGACAGCATACTGGAGGAGAATAGCGAAACCACAGCCTCAGGCCATGAGCTAGCCTTGAGTCGCAGCTCCTCCAACGATCAAAATCACACTCGAGCTGCTGCCAAGGCAAACGAATCGTTTCCTCGCAGTCAACTCGATTTCAGTCGTCGGCACAGACGTCGCGAGGAGCCGGTGGCTCTCATGCTGGAGACAAAGCTGCTCGATCAGCCCAGCGATCTGGAGAGCTGCACCCGACTCCAGAGCACACTGTCACCTCAGTCTGAGGATGCCGAACTTGTTTACCTCAGCTCCTCAGCCTCGAGCAGCGTCTCCGATCTAATGGAACTCGAACTGGAGCAAGCTGCCGCCTTGGCTGAACGTGCTCTCATCGATCTCGACACGGATGCCAGCAAACTGATCAATCGACCCAACGATCCTGACCGCTTCAGTCCAGCTACTACAGCGTCCACAACGGAACCGATCAGCTCAGCCAATGAAACGGAAACCGAGGGCGAATGCGAG GTCGAAACGGAAGTGGACACGGAAACGGAGACGAACGTTCAGTCGAGTCGGGAGAGCACACCTGTTAATGCTCATCGAGGCAACGAAGAGCGAACATTATCGCCATCGCCAGGCAGTTCGCTATCATCGCTGCTCAGTGCTGcgacgacgccgacgccaGCAGAGGCGCCAACAGCGACGCCCACgcgagagagagcaacaacagcagcagcagcagcaacatcgacaacatcgGCTGAGTCCAACGAATTTGGCCTGAACAAATTGGCCAACAGTTCAATTGCAGCGTCGTCGCTGTCGGCAACGCGCGAGGAATTTGTTCGCAATATGGAAAAAGTGCGCGAATTGATCGAAATGACGCGACGCGAAGAGGAAAACGTCGCGAGCAACGCAAGTGCTTACCACAACGGAAATGGTAATGATAATAACGTGAACGTAAACGTGAACGTGAAtggaaacggaaacggaaacgggAACGTAAACGTGAATGAGCAACGTAGGTCAACAGTAGaatcgccaccgccaccgcctgtGCCACCGCCACCCAGCAGCATGCACTATCCCACTCCCACCACCCCCCCAACACAGGCAACGCACGTGCAACTCACCTCGTTGCTGTTGAAGCGTCAGGAATCAAATGATTCGCATTGCTCCgacagcacacagcacagtCAATGCACTGCCATACACATGGCCTCGCCACCACCCACAAACGAACCACCCACGCCCCCAAtacgccagcaacagcagcagcaaccattcGCACCCCCACAGCAACTatcccaacaacaacaagaactatCCCAACCACAGCTAACACAGCAACCAGAATTGGAGCTTAGTGCAATCTCACAATTTGCAGGCGAAACGGAAGCGGAGCGTATCAAGAAACTGCGTCTGCTATGCACCGAGACCTTGGCCTCTATGCCCTATGGCGAGCAGATGCTTGAGGAGCTCGCCAGCGTTGCCCAAAACATAaccgaacagcaacaacaacagcagcagcaacaaaaggaacaacagcaacaacaatcgagcAACAACATGCCTTATCCTTTGCCACATTTGCCGCACATCAGCGAGTTGCAACTGTCGCTGGGCGCAGCCAAGAATGATGCCTGGCTGGGATTGCCGACGCAAGCGGATCCCAAGTTGTTGGTCTGTCTATCGCCCGGTCAGCGTGCTTTGGTCGAGCAGCAATCATCAAAGCAATCGGCGCCCGATCAGCTGCTGGATGCACATGAGAAATTCGTGCAGCGTCGCGGCTATCACGAGTTGAGCGCTGAACAGGTTCGAGCGATGGACAGCGAGCAACTGAAACTGGAGCAGGAGCAGATGCTGAAAACGGCGGCGAAAATGCGTGAATTGCGCAAGAGTTTGACGCCGCAGCCAGAagagcaaccacaacagcaaccacaacaacaattgtcgCCAGTGCCGCCGCCGGTGCCAGTGAAGAGCGCTGAGACCGCAGCGAAGGCAAAGAGCAACCAGGGCGATGACGTAAGCCAGCTGAgaagcaatagcagcagcagcagctatcAGAAGGTGATCACATCAGCGACATCatcatttgaaaataaaccGACAGCAGCtgatcagcaacagcaacagtcagTGTCCGAAAAGTTGCCTCACTCATTTGACCAGCGCACGTCCAGCAGcacagagcaacagcaacagactAGAAACAGCAGCTAcatgagcagcaacagcagcagcaacaacaaattcccAGCCAGCATGGAAAGCGAACTCGCACGCATGTTTCCAAGCATTGCGCAGCAAGGCGACATCTTTGATGAGCAACGCAAGCGTTTCTCCAACATCGAGCAGAGCTTGAAACCTGCGCAAACAAAACGTTACTCGAACATTGAAACGAGTTCGTTTGAGTCGAAGAAACGTGTGGAGAACGGACAAGTTGTCTACGattacagcaacagcagccgggAGCACCAAGAGGAAGGCGAGAAgccacaagcaacaacagcaacagcaacagcaaatggcaaattcCCATTGAAGGTGCATCAGATCCCAGTGCGTTTGATCGAAGATGAGGTGGATAAAGCGCCGCCAGTGCCACCGCCGCCGGCACCAGCAAATATTATGTCAGCTACCAAATTAAATGGCAAGCCAAACACTTTCATTGATGacgcacagcagcaaccacaacagcaacagcaacaactgagcACTGAGAGCAACCGCAACATCTCTCGCAGTGAGCAACAGCTCAAggtgaacagcagcagcagcagcaacacttaTGAGGAATTTCGGCAACGTGCCAAGGCAGCAATCGAAGCAATTGCTCagccaagcaacagcaacaacacgcaACCTTCGCAGCCGCCTTTGGACAATGAAAAGCTGTTCAAGGACTTTGATGCCTTGTCCCAGCAGCTCAATGCCGAACTGCAAACAAGTCGCGTCCAACGCGAGCAACGCGACAAATCCGCCTCGCTCTACGATCTCAGTCGCCTGACGCAGCACACCAACAACCAGAGCCAGCAGCATctcgagcagctgcagcagcgacgccaTGCGCACATGCAGGAGCTGGAGCGTGAAATCGAACGCTCCGCACGCTCCCGCCAGGAGCGTCTCTCCTCGGTGCCACGCAGCAGCGAGGAGCAACAGCCTGTGGAGTATCGTGCACGACGCGCCGAATCGCTCTGCAATCTGCAGCAGGAGCCGCTCCAACGTCCGCACAGCTCAGCGGAACATTATCGTgtgcaaccacagcaacagcaacaggatgATTGGTCGCGTTATGCCAGCGATTTGGGCTACTCGGAGAACATTGCGCGTCCGTTTGCACGCGAGGTGGAGATTTGCTATCAGCGGCAGCATCAAAGGCAACCGCTGGGAATACGCGCTCCCCGCTTGTCGATGAGCACCAACGATTTGTCGAGCAGTAGCTACGATAGCTACAATGCGTATGGCGGAGCGCGGAGGCATGCACCGATGTTGCAACAGGcgccgcagcaacagcgaccACATTACGCCAGCTGCTATTCGATGATCGAACGTGATCCGAATCCCACGTACATCAGCACCACCTCAAGGCGTGGCGTCTCCCCCGCCCCACCGGCACCTGTCACCCCGCAGCCGCCCGCTTACGATCGGCAGCAGAGACGCGCGAGCTTGCCACGCGAGTTGCACGAACAGCAGCTGAAGTACATACTCAGTAAGGAGGAGGAACTGAAGCTGGAGTTTGAGCGTTTGCAGCATGAACGCCGTCGCCTGATGGACGAGATGCAACGTGCCCCGACGGTGTTGCAAGCGCCGCCGCCACGTCGTGATAGCTATCGACCGGCGCCCAAGTTGCCCACGCTCAGCGAGGACGAAGTGTTCCGCCAGCAGATGGCCGAGGAGTGGATGAACAAGGTGGCGGAGCGTGAGGAGCGACGCCAGCACAAGATCATCAAGATCTCAAAGATCGAGGATGAGCAACAGCATGCCACCGAGGAGCAGGCGAACATCAGCGATGAGTTTCTCAATCGCGTCAAGGAACGTCGGCATAAGCTCGCAATGCCCGCAGACAGCGATTGGGAGAGTGGcgccgaatcgcaaccgaatctgAGCAAATCGGGTCAGGCGGCAGGCAGCGAATCGTCGGATGTGGAGGCGCCATCGATGCGTGTACTCGAGGGTAAGGCGGAGGCAAATCTGCGCGAGTTGCCGCGACATTTGCGCGAGTTTGCCAAGTTcgcgagcagcgagcagctcGAGGGCGGCCAAGGGCATGTGGATCGCATGGAGGAGCAGGAGCGCAGCGAGATGATCACGGACAATTCGCATAGCAGTGCCAGCAAGAAGTCGAGCATTGTGAAGACGTACAAGGTGTCCAGGCTGCCGCCTTCCGTACAGG CCATAGCAATTAAATCCGAGAGGCcgagacaacagcaacaagagcaagagcaacaaaagcagcagcagcgacagccgcagccgcagccgcaacCTCAGCCGCAGTCAGCAGCGATGCCAACGATGACGCCAGCGATGACTGcgaaattgcgtatacgaccCCAGAAACAGACGCGATTTCTGCTATCaccgcagcagctgcagcgacagagacagcgacgcAGCTGGTCGGAGAGTGATCTGCTCAAGGAGATCGACAACGAGCTGCAGCTGGCCAAGGGCTTTCTCTTTGCCAACGGTCGGT TCTACAAAGTCAAGCACGAGTATTTGAGCGAACCGGAAACGGAATACGATCGTCCGCGCAAAATGGCGCAATTAGGTCGACGGCAATACGAAGGCATCGGTCCGGTGACCAACGATGGAATGCCCATAATACTTAGATCG GAGGTCCAGGAACCGCATCAGCATGAATGGTACAAGCGACTGTATCAGACCATACATAAGCAGAAGAATGGCG ACGATTACGTGATACGCTACAAGTGTCCCAGAG CTCGTCCATCGTATAAGAGCAATGGTTATGTGTCTGAACCTGAACCCAACTACGATTCCGATTACTCAACTCTAAAGTATCGCACACCGAATCCGCTACGTGTGCAGTCTGTATCCTCGGCTGTCAATGTGCGCAATCTAAATCAGGACGATAA ATTGTATGGTACTATGCCCAATCCGATAAAATCGGCATCGAATTCATACAAAAATCAACCCGGTCGCATTGAGAACTACACAACTGGACATTCGTCTGTGtcggagaaggagaagaaggaggCAAGTGCCGCAGCAGTGAGCTTTTTTGTCATGTGTACACAACTATCAAACTGCGCTCCCTACCACAAAAAGCATATCAATAAACCATTATAA